Proteins encoded by one window of Myxococcales bacterium:
- a CDS encoding EutN/CcmL family microcompartment protein, protein MKLGRVIGTLVASVKPEAMQGLKFLIVRPLTAELAPQGDPFVATDASAQASTGDLVTWEASREAALLHDPWFVPVDHAVVGIVDQHHYDETGLGDPRKRQGGES, encoded by the coding sequence ATGAAGCTCGGACGCGTCATTGGCACGCTGGTCGCCAGCGTGAAGCCCGAGGCCATGCAGGGTCTCAAGTTCTTGATCGTGCGCCCGCTGACGGCCGAGCTCGCGCCCCAGGGCGACCCGTTCGTGGCGACCGATGCCTCGGCGCAGGCCAGCACCGGCGATCTGGTCACCTGGGAGGCCTCGCGTGAAGCGGCGCTGCTCCACGACCCTTGGTTCGTACCCGTCGATCACGCGGTGGTCGGCATCGTGGACCAACATCACTACGACGAGACCGGCCTCGGCGATCCGCGCAAGCGCCAAGGGGGCGAGTCATGA
- a CDS encoding BMC domain-containing protein, with product MASVSPAQEVAGPALALIELGDIPTGLLALDAIAKEAPVVLIGAGTLHHGHFLIAFAGAVAAVEMSFERAQARAQDSFVDAILLPDAELRIVPAFHQGIRRFPAPGDALGMLEARSCTTLVSAVDAALKNTHVELVELRVAEGIGGKAIASLWGKQHDVEAAVEQAKERLARGRSEGCSTIVIANAHPEVARVLGGGTRFFKEQFG from the coding sequence ATGGCAAGCGTGAGCCCTGCCCAGGAGGTCGCCGGGCCCGCGCTCGCGCTGATCGAGCTGGGCGACATCCCCACGGGCCTGCTGGCGCTCGACGCCATCGCCAAGGAGGCACCGGTCGTGCTGATCGGCGCCGGGACGCTCCATCACGGGCACTTCCTCATCGCGTTTGCCGGCGCGGTCGCGGCCGTGGAGATGTCCTTCGAGAGAGCCCAGGCCCGCGCGCAGGATTCGTTCGTGGACGCGATCCTCTTGCCCGACGCTGAGTTGCGCATCGTGCCGGCATTCCACCAGGGAATTCGCCGTTTTCCCGCGCCCGGCGACGCGCTGGGTATGCTCGAGGCGCGCTCGTGCACTACCCTCGTGAGCGCAGTGGATGCGGCCCTCAAGAACACACACGTCGAGCTCGTCGAGCTGCGCGTCGCGGAGGGGATCGGCGGCAAGGCCATCGCTTCGCTCTGGGGCAAGCAACACGACGTCGAGGCCGCGGTGGAGCAGGCAAAAGAGCGCCTCGCGCGAGGGCGCTCTGAGGGGTGTTCGACGATCGTGATTGCCAACGCCCACCCCGAAGTCGCGCGCGTGCTGGGCGGGGGCACGCGTTTCTTCAAGGAGCAGTTCGGATGA
- a CDS encoding aldehyde dehydrogenase EutE, with protein MSPDEIRRIAEAIADRLSGGSAPHTHSAAKAPTASGDDGIFGSIDEAIKAARVAFIALSSLGLEQRKLIIESMRVCMRREAENLSRMACDETGLGRFEDKLLKNLLVTNKSPGTEDLMPIAHTGDDGFALIEPAPFGVIGAITPVTNPSSTIICNAIAMVAAGNAVTFNPAPGAKRVCATTIRGLNRAIMAAGGPPNVLTAVAEPTIESATTLMKHPLVRLVVVTGGPGVVQAAMHSGKRAICAGPGNPPAVVDPTADIDKAARDIVMGHSFDNNVICVDEKEVICVDSVADSLKAAMKKNGAVELKASDIPRLEKVIFEKNAGPRGHAVINRKFVGKNASLVLQELGIPGGPEVRCILIDVPNDHPLVWTEQMMPVLPLTRVKTVDAAIDLAVEAEGGCFHTATMHSHDIAALSRMARKCNCSIFVKNGRAIAGLGADGEGYTSFTIASPTGEGLTTARSFSRWRRCTMVDHFRIV; from the coding sequence ATGAGCCCGGATGAGATCCGTCGAATCGCCGAGGCAATCGCCGACCGGCTGAGCGGCGGTTCGGCGCCGCACACGCACTCCGCAGCAAAGGCGCCGACTGCCTCCGGCGATGACGGCATCTTTGGCTCCATCGACGAGGCCATCAAGGCCGCTCGCGTTGCGTTCATTGCGCTCTCTTCCCTGGGCCTCGAGCAACGCAAGCTCATCATCGAGTCCATGCGCGTCTGCATGCGACGCGAGGCAGAGAACCTCTCCCGCATGGCCTGCGACGAGACCGGTCTCGGGCGCTTCGAGGACAAACTCCTGAAGAACCTGCTCGTGACCAACAAGTCGCCGGGCACCGAAGACCTCATGCCCATCGCCCACACGGGCGACGACGGCTTCGCGCTGATCGAGCCGGCGCCGTTTGGCGTCATCGGCGCCATCACGCCCGTCACCAACCCATCGTCGACCATCATCTGCAACGCCATCGCGATGGTGGCGGCGGGTAACGCGGTCACGTTCAACCCCGCGCCTGGCGCCAAGCGCGTGTGCGCGACCACGATCCGCGGCTTGAACCGCGCCATCATGGCCGCCGGCGGCCCGCCCAACGTGCTCACCGCCGTAGCCGAGCCGACCATCGAGTCAGCGACGACGCTGATGAAACACCCGCTCGTCCGCCTGGTCGTCGTCACCGGCGGTCCCGGCGTGGTGCAAGCGGCGATGCACTCGGGCAAGCGGGCGATCTGTGCGGGACCGGGCAATCCGCCGGCCGTGGTCGACCCGACCGCCGACATCGACAAGGCCGCGCGCGACATCGTGATGGGCCACTCGTTCGACAACAACGTGATCTGCGTGGATGAGAAAGAAGTCATCTGCGTGGACTCGGTCGCGGACTCGCTCAAGGCCGCGATGAAGAAGAACGGCGCGGTCGAGCTCAAGGCCTCGGACATTCCCCGCCTGGAGAAGGTGATCTTCGAGAAGAACGCGGGGCCACGCGGGCACGCGGTGATCAACCGCAAGTTCGTGGGCAAGAACGCCTCGCTGGTGCTCCAGGAGCTCGGGATCCCGGGCGGTCCCGAGGTGCGCTGCATCCTCATCGACGTGCCCAACGACCATCCCCTGGTCTGGACCGAGCAGATGATGCCGGTGCTCCCGCTGACGCGCGTCAAGACGGTGGACGCGGCCATCGATCTCGCCGTCGAGGCCGAGGGTGGCTGCTTCCACACGGCGACCATGCACTCGCACGACATCGCGGCGCTCTCGCGCATGGCTCGCAAGTGCAACTGCAGCATCTTCGTCAAGAACGGTCGGGCCATCGCCGGTCTGGGCGCCGACGGCGAGGGCTACACGTCGTTCACCATCGCGTCGCCCACGGGTGAGGGCCTGACGACGGCACGCTCGTTCTCACGCTGGCGCCGCTGCACGATGGTCGACCACTTCCGCATCGTCTGA
- a CDS encoding EutN/CcmL family microcompartment protein produces the protein MLLAKVVGTVVATRKDPKLDGLKFLLLRQVNPETMAEGGYVVANDAVGCGVGEYVLYASGSSARQTEVTKDRPCDAVIMAIVDTWDVGGETRFEKHGQEHGYAD, from the coding sequence ATGCTCTTAGCAAAGGTGGTCGGGACCGTGGTCGCGACGCGCAAGGATCCGAAGCTCGACGGGCTGAAGTTCCTGCTCTTGCGCCAAGTGAACCCCGAGACCATGGCCGAAGGCGGCTACGTGGTGGCGAACGACGCGGTCGGCTGCGGCGTCGGCGAATACGTGCTCTACGCATCCGGCTCGTCGGCGCGGCAAACCGAGGTCACGAAAGATCGCCCCTGTGACGCTGTCATCATGGCCATCGTCGACACCTGGGACGTGGGCGGCGAGACACGCTTCGAGAAGCACGGGCAGGAGCACGGGTATGCGGACTAA
- a CDS encoding BMC domain-containing protein → MAEALGMIECRSFAAMVEASDAMVKAAKVELMAYEKTGGGYVTAIIRGDVAAVKAAVDAGQANAARVGEIVATHIIARPHVNVDLVLPLGRQAEVEQELKSRGGK, encoded by the coding sequence ATGGCCGAAGCATTGGGTATGATCGAGTGCCGCTCCTTCGCGGCAATGGTTGAGGCGTCCGACGCCATGGTCAAAGCGGCAAAGGTCGAGCTCATGGCCTACGAGAAGACCGGCGGTGGATACGTCACCGCGATCATCCGGGGCGACGTCGCCGCGGTGAAGGCCGCGGTCGACGCCGGTCAAGCCAACGCAGCGCGCGTCGGCGAAATCGTGGCCACGCACATCATCGCGCGTCCCCACGTCAACGTGGACCTCGTGCTGCCGCTCGGGCGCCAAGCCGAGGTGGAGCAAGAGCTCAAGTCGCGGGGCGGCAAGTAA